The Cellulosimicrobium cellulans genome contains the following window.
CACGCTGGGGCGCCTCGTCGGCGTCCTCCTCCTGCCCGGGCGGGGCGTCGGCCTCACCGACCTCGACGACGGCGGCCGTGCCGAGCCGGGCGAGCTCCGTGCGCAGCCCGCCGTCGGAGATCCCCCCACCGACCAGGAGGACGGGGGCGGCGAGCTCGACCGCCGCGGCGGCCGCCACGGCCCGCGCGGCCTCGTCGTCGACGACGGCGAGGACGACCACGGGCGCGGACGTGAAGAAGGCCTGGCTGCTCGTCAGCGCGAGCTCCGCCGGGTCGGTCGAGTCCAGCACGAGGACGCCGTCGCCGGGCTCCGCGGCACGCGCGACGAGCCCCGTCTCGCCCGAGGAAGGTCCGTCGGCCTTCGCCGTCTCCGCGGCACAGCCACCGAGCACCGCAACGGTGCCGAGGCTGAGGACGACGGGGAGGGCGACAGGGACGAATCGGACCTTCCGAGAGTTCACGCCCCCATCATCGCGTACGCCGCGCGCCCCGCAGAACGGGGGATGTGGAGGAGTCGTGACGGTCGGCCCGTCGGGTGGACGCCCGCCGGTGGGGTGACCCGTGTTCGGGACGCGCCGCGGGCGCACGGGACGCCCGGCGTCACCGACCGGCATACTGGCCGGGCCCGAACCCACCGCCGAGGAGATCGCATGTCGACCCCCGACCAGCCCGACCAGAACCCGCAGCAGCCCGGCGGGACGCCCTCCGGACCGCCCGCGTACGGCGCGCCGCAGCCCGGTCAGCCGCAGCAGCCGCCGCAGGCCCCGCAGTACGGCGCCCCGCAGGCACCCCAGTACGGCGCGCCGCAGGCGCCGCAGTACAACGCCCCGCAGGCCGGACCCGTCCCGGGCGGGACGCCCGGGTACCAGGCCCCGGCCCAGGACCCCGGCAAGACGATGGGCATCGTCGGCCTCGTGCTGTCGTTCCTCGGCTGCCTGTCGATCGTGGGCCTGATCCTCAGCATCATCGCCTTCAACAAGTCGAAGAAGGCCGGCTACAAGAACGGCGTCGCCCTCGCGGGCATCATCGTCGGCGCCATCGTGCTCGTGATCTCGATCGTCGTCGGCATCATCCTCGGCGTCACCACGTCCGCACTCCTCGAGAAGTGCGAGGATCTCGGCCCTGGCACGCACTACGAGAACGGCATCGAGTACACCTGCCCGGGCTGACGGGCGACTCGCACGCTCCGCGCGATCCGAGCACGCGCCACGAAGGCCCCCGCCGACCGACGGGGGCCTTCGTCGTCCGTCAGCCCGCGTCCGCGGCGCAGCGGAACCCGAGGTGCGTCGTCGCGCTGTCGTCCGACTGCGGGGACCGGGCCGCG
Protein-coding sequences here:
- a CDS encoding DUF4190 domain-containing protein; the protein is MSTPDQPDQNPQQPGGTPSGPPAYGAPQPGQPQQPPQAPQYGAPQAPQYGAPQAPQYNAPQAGPVPGGTPGYQAPAQDPGKTMGIVGLVLSFLGCLSIVGLILSIIAFNKSKKAGYKNGVALAGIIVGAIVLVISIVVGIILGVTTSALLEKCEDLGPGTHYENGIEYTCPG